One part of the Paroedura picta isolate Pp20150507F chromosome 5, Ppicta_v3.0, whole genome shotgun sequence genome encodes these proteins:
- the LOC143838318 gene encoding uncharacterized protein LOC143838318: MIRCTLHLPPPFCSATSKSNMESSSQASSVPATGRGPTWRDAEIRDLIGIFSEEKIQDAFQSSHRNREVFEQVAIKMRALGHNRTGLECRSKTKTMRAEYMRAVNHNKGSGNEKVTCPYFEEQRQLYGDGEGSGRPKRVGRSLKVVRKPAAPVEEPPAEEDPGEGTSSSFRPPPPVQQRAAESVTLDLIAIVPGEPEEAPEQTPLASGK, from the coding sequence atgatccgttgcaccctgcacctcccaccaccattttgctcagctactagcaaaagcaacatggaatcgtcttctcaagcctcgtccgtccctgcaaccggccgtggcccaacttggagggacgcggagatcagggacctgatcgggattttctcggaggagaaaatccaggacgcgttccagtcctcccacaggaatagggaggtttttgaacaagtggctattaagatgcgcgccctgggccacaacaggaccggccttgaatgccggtcgaagacgaagacaatgagggcagagtacatgagagccgtgaaccataacaagggttccggcaacgaaaaggtgacctgcccctacttcgaggagcagcgccagctgtacggggacggggaaggatccggcaggccgaagcgcgtcggccggagccttaaggtggttcggaagccggctgccccggtcgaggaaccacccgctgaggaggatcccggcgagggaacctcctccagctttcgccctccaccccccgtccagcaacgagccgcggaatcggtaacgctggacctgatcgccatcgttcctggggagccagaggaggctcctgagcaaacgccccttgcctccggtaagtga